The Pseudomonas sp. KU26590 genomic sequence AGTTGACGTCGCGATGTGCCAGCTCTACCTCAAAAGCTCGCCTAGCAGGTTCGAATGCAAGGAAGCCGTGATTCACGGGTTCGCTGGGCTGTGGGAATCAATCAACGGCGCCGGCGCTTGGGACGCCAACCCATGGGTCTGGGTAGTTGAGTTCGAGCGGGTGATGCCGTGACCTGGTACACCGAGTGCTGGCAGCGAATGGAATCGATGTATTCGCGGTGCAAGGCTGAAGGACTGGATGCTTTGGCGACGAGCAAAGTTATCGACGAGTCATACCCCTATAGCTCGCGCAGTGGCTGGGGTTACAAGGCCTGGCTTGCAGCACGCCGCAACTTCTTTCCGAAACACAACCTTCCGCTTCGCCGGGCCAAGCGCCCCAAACCTGACCTGTTTTCTTAACCCCTTCCCCATCTATCAACATACCTGCCGATGCACGGCGGGTGAGGAATTTTCATGCCCATCAAAAACATGCCCGTCATGCGCAGCGTCAACATCAAGCAGATTCCGATGCGACTGCTGCAGCCCTTCGAGAAGCAGGCGCTGCGCAATCACAGCCAGTCTTTGCAGCGGCTGGCCAAACGCGGCGGGATGAACGCCTGCGAAATCCTCTGCATCATTCAAGGCCTGAGCTGGAGCCAACTGAAGCACCACGAGGATGACGAGGCCCGCCTCATTAAGTGGGTTGCCGCACAAACACTGAACCCCGCATAGATCCCAGACGGAGTAGCCAACATGAACACAGCTCAAAAAGCCGAGCCTATCGAGTACATCCGCTTGCCAGAAGTGCGGCGCATCACCGGGCTCAGCACCGCAACCATTTATCGCATGGCCGTCGGCGGGAGATTCCCCCGCCAGGCGAAGGTCGGCGAACAGGCTGTCGCCTGGATACGCTCAGAGGTCGAGCAATGGGCGGCGAGCAAGGCTGAGGCGCGCAAGCACGTGCCTTAAATGGCCTCGACCTTGTCCAGGTAGTCAGCCCAGTTCTGCATCATCTCCCGCCGCTGTTCCACGTATTCGGCATGGTTGTACGTCTTCCGGATCTTGCTTGATCCGGCGTGCGACAGCTGCGCCTCGATCCAATCCTCGTTGTAACCCATCTCGTTCAGGGCAGTCGAAATCGTCGCGCGGATCCCGTGCCCGGTTAGTCGGCCCTCATATCCCATACGCTTCAACGCCATGTTGACCGTTCCGTCGCTTATCGGCTTTGCCGGGTCACTTCGGCCCGGCAGTAGCAGTGTGTAGGCCCCGGTCATTTCCATGACGTTGCGTATCTCCTCCACCGCCTGCCGCGACAGCGGCACCAGATAAGGCGGCACTTTCGCCCCATCCTTACCTCGTATCAACTTCTGCAACTGCTTCACGCCTGTCGGCGGAATCGTCCACAGCCCGCCGTCCAGGTCGAACTGATCGCGGGTGGCGAACCTTAGCTCGCCAGTGCGAACGCCGGTCAAGAGCAATATCCTCACCGCGCTGCGCGTGTATTCGGCGCCGGTGAATGTCCGCAGCGCATTGAGAAACTCGGGAAGCTCAGCCAGCCGAAGCATCGGGTTGTGCTTCTCGGGCGGCTCCTTCACCGCGACGATGTCCAG encodes the following:
- a CDS encoding helix-turn-helix transcriptional regulator; translation: MNTAQKAEPIEYIRLPEVRRITGLSTATIYRMAVGGRFPRQAKVGEQAVAWIRSEVEQWAASKAEARKHVP
- a CDS encoding tyrosine-type recombinase/integrase yields the protein MPLTDTAVRQAKPRDKDYSLTDSAGLSLFVAAKGAKSWHFRFSWHGRQPRISLGTYPEVSLKQARERRDQARSLIAKGVDPRSARREEKLTASTGAVKTFEVVAEEWHAFKSPRMTAARKGGATQSRMYLDKDLIPSLGKLPISDIRRSDVLSTMRRVEARGALNVARKCRSWLNEIFRFAIASGYIEHNPASDLDIVAVKEPPEKHNPMLRLAELPEFLNALRTFTGAEYTRSAVRILLLTGVRTGELRFATRDQFDLDGGLWTIPPTGVKQLQKLIRGKDGAKVPPYLVPLSRQAVEEIRNVMEMTGAYTLLLPGRSDPAKPISDGTVNMALKRMGYEGRLTGHGIRATISTALNEMGYNEDWIEAQLSHAGSSKIRKTYNHAEYVEQRREMMQNWADYLDKVEAI